A region of the Cannabis sativa cultivar Pink pepper isolate KNU-18-1 chromosome 3, ASM2916894v1, whole genome shotgun sequence genome:
TTATGAGCTAATAAAACCCCAAAAGCAAATCGATACCCAAGTTAGCCGGCGATAATGTTATAACATtctaaaatcaaaatcaaaggtgaaaaaataaatcctaattTTTCCATTTGGGCTAAATATATTCCCTAAACTAGTAAAATGAAAGCTTTATAGGAAACCCACAAACTGGAAAACTTCATCCGTTTTCTCTTTACAAAGATATGAAATTCTTTCGAAGAGAACCCAGAATGAATTAGCTAAAATAgacaatgagagagagagagagagagagagagagagagatctcACAGCTAGTTTGCGCTTTCCTGGTTCTACATGAAATTGGCGACGCGAGAGGGAAAGGGCATTGTTTCTTGCTCCCTGAATGTTGAAAGGAAAGATTTAGAAccagcaagagagagagagaacctgAAAGTGAGACCGCAATTGAGAGCCAACAGCAGTTTTGTTGAGGATGAAAGCCATGATTGGTGAAGGGTTAAGGTGTGGGGCGagcgagagagaaagagaagatcaATCAAGAGAGCGTCGCAGTACCGAAATGAGTTCAACTTCAACCGCTGTGATTGGCACTGGCTGCCAAATTTTTGTCATACGCTAGGGCGTGTATATACGACATGTCGTTTCaggtaaaatgttatttttaatgtaatttcttttgttttcttccttgtgTCTCACTTCGgatgaaactatttttcatGCTTTAGTTGGGTGTGTTTATGCTCGAGCTTGCTGGAATAGGACAAGTGTGGATGTTCGCAGCGACATAGATGTTAACTTCAGCAACTGGTTGTTGGTGCTGCAATGCTGTGGAAGAGATGGTGAGTTGGAGGAGGCGGCTATGGTCAGCTGGGTCATTTAGTGTGCCAGAAATGACTTTGTTTGGCAGCAAAAAAATTAGATTGCTGCAAATGTGGTTACATCTGCAAGAAATCTACTTGATCAGTTCAAAGACGGTCAAAAAAGAAATTCTTCAAAAAAGATCAAGATTAATGTTGATGACGCTTTATTTGAGCATGAAGGCAGGTTTGGGGTTAGTTATGTAGCTCGTGACAACCATGGCCATGTGGTGGAAGCTTTCAATCGGGGTCATTTGGGGAGTGTTCAACTTGAAATTGCTGAGATGGTTGGCATAAAAGAAGCTTTAAGTTGGATTGATCGTCAGTCTTGGGGACAAGTGATTTTGGAGTCAGCTAGCTTGGTCTGCATACAAGCTATTCAAAGTAAAATCTCTATGTCTTCTTCTTTTGGTCTTCTAATGCATGATGTTCGTGTTTTGCTTTTATCTTTAAACAATGTTGAGTTTTGTTTTGTCAAACGATCTGCAAACAAGCTGGCTCACTGCTTAGCCAGAGATTCTTGTTTCTCTCCAAGTTGTGTGCTTCGGTTGGAGGATTGTTCCTCTGAAGCACGTTCTATTGTTATTAATGATTTGATTAGTTAATaaagttagtgaatttattcCAAAAACAAATATTAACTAAGAACAACTTTTTTTAcagtaattataaatatttaggttgttagctGGCGTTTGGTTAGATATAATGCAAtggaaaagaaataatttttattctatttgttttgtttggatACATATTAAGTATTGAAATGTTATTTCAATGGCATGTTCTTTTCACcactttttattttgaaatgggaggaaagaccattccaatgcatgatgaaaaaaaaaattaataatttttctatcaattttttttttttttacattttttataaataataatatatttaaaataaagaaatacttgaaacattaagacaaaaaaaaatagaaatgaaaaaaaaaacattagacttaagtaattataattaaatttgatcttttctaatatatttttttaataatatatagtaataaattaaattaattaaataaaaacttaaaaataataaagaatcttatacaattatataaataatataatatatattattatatgttatACATAACATTAATAATcacttaaatttttataaaaaactactatgattaatttttttttaaaaaaaattataaaatagaataagactaatttaatcaattaatcaatgaaaaataaatataaattttgagACAAACTAAATgacagaagaaaaaaattacttttaatgtgagattattaaaaaaactaaatttagttaaataatatattttcttatagtATATTATTCtcaaagaattaaaaaaatacaaagaaaaaCTTATGCAAAGCCACTTACACTTTTTATATACTccctttatattaatatataaatatagaaaaaaaatatatatatataaaaactataaaaaagtGCCTACACTCACTCAGTATTGATCCTGAGTTGAAATGAGACAtagataaaagaaaaattagactcttactataaagataaatagtatttttaaaaattaaaaaaaaaatatatatttttcaaaagagataattacaccacatactaaaatttataacttttttatttttatattgtggggcgaattttttttaaaaaaaatactgtgtactttgttaagttttcactgttattctacgattattttttagttgttccactattgtttttagttgttctgttttgtttttcactgttgttttataaaaatacagtatttttgaaaaaaattccgtataatagtatttttgtaaaagttaatccaAATTCTAATATATTTGTAAGATTCATTTtttgaaagatattttttttatttaggctcTTAAAATAAATAGGTCTTAGGCGCAAACTTAACGTGCTTATGCTTAGACCGATCCTACCTACACTTTTTATGTGCTTTCCCTTATATTAATGTAAGATTGCAAGAGAAATATTAACAATACCCAAAGTATCCTATTTATTGGTATAATGAAGTacgtaaataatttaataaaaaattactaattagtgtTAAGAAATAGaatgaccttttttttttttaattattttcatttttggaAACGGAATTATATAGAGTATTGCTACGGTCCCGTTTTAGTACAACACCACAATCTCTGACAAACGACATTAGGAGGAATGCCATCGTGGCATAGGGAAGTGTTAAAGGATCCCATGTGGCATAAGGAGGGCCATTTGTTTGCTACTGTTATGGAGTGAAGCTTGGATTTCCACGTTAAGCATATAACTAGTTTTTGTACCttatgaaagaaagaaagaaagaaaatatgcaTTTCTTTTTTCCATTCCTAAGTTCAAACAAAACATAAAACATTTGCATGTTAATTGCTAAAGGTATTCTTTTGTTTTCACAAAACTAATGGCATTAAGAGGAGCAGGTGCTATTTCTGCATTAGCCAAAAGAACCAAAAACAACCCATCTCTCCTCTCAATTTCTCATTCTCTCACACCCAAATCACATCTGATCTCTCCTTTGAAATTCACCCCAATTTCTGTATTCCAATCAAGTAAGTTCAAGTTGCTCATTCTCTCAATTGGGTAGCAGTTAGTTTGGATAAATATggttatattttcattttttttttctctttttgggTTTGTTAGGACCCAATTGGGGAATTCGGGCAGTGAGTGAAGTTGCTTCAAACCCTTTAAGTTCCaagaaagaagatgaagaatctTCTTCACCAGAGAATTGGAGAATCAAAATGCTCTATGATGGAGACTGTCCACTTTGCATGAGGGAGGTTTGTACTTTGCGCCttcaaaaacccaaaaaacaaattcattttatttgttgttgatgatgattCTCTGTGTGAAATTAAGGTGATTGTATTGTTAATTAGGTGAATATGCTTAGGGAGAGGAATAAAAGTTATGGCACCATCAAATTTGTTGACATTTGTTCAGAGGATTACTCTCCACAGGAGAATCAGGGACTTGACTTTGAAACTGTAAGTGACCAAGAATTGAAACTCAAGCTATTATCATATCACATGTTATTTGTGTACTGATCATAATATCCCATGGAGATAAACTCTATAAATATTAACATTGTCTTATTTGTTTAGGCAATGGGAAAGATTCATGCAATTCTCTCTGATGGAACAGTAGTCACAGATGTTGAAGTAAGTCTCTCTTGTTACCTTAAAAGTCATTTGAGTTTTTGCACAAAATTACAAAGCTATAGAGGTTAAATTTTGAAACAGAATAGCTACAATTGTTGTTTTGAAAATGCATCTATTCATTTTTCAATCTAATATTTAAAACTTCACCAGGCATTTAGAAAACTATATGAAGAAGTTGGGCTTGGATGGGTTTATGCCATAACCAAATATGAACCTGTAAGTTACTTTCGTTCTAAGTATATAATAGTCTTGCATAGACTTTTACACCTGGTTTATCTTGGTTTTGTGgctaatgttataaagtatcaTTTTTTTAGATAGGGAAGATAGCTGATGCTGTATATGGTGTTTGGGCTAAGTATCGTCTTCCGATCACGGGTACATTAAATTGTCTAAACATTATTATTCCATCACA
Encoded here:
- the LOC115709644 gene encoding uncharacterized protein At5g50100, chloroplastic; translation: MALRGAGAISALAKRTKNNPSLLSISHSLTPKSHLISPLKFTPISVFQSRPNWGIRAVSEVASNPLSSKKEDEESSSPENWRIKMLYDGDCPLCMREVNMLRERNKSYGTIKFVDICSEDYSPQENQGLDFETAMGKIHAILSDGTVVTDVEAFRKLYEEVGLGWVYAITKYEPIGKIADAVYGVWAKYRLPITGRPPLEQIMEARRKNKGEVCKDNNSCKM